A single window of Buteo buteo chromosome 15, bButBut1.hap1.1, whole genome shotgun sequence DNA harbors:
- the EPHA7 gene encoding ephrin type-A receptor 7 isoform X4 — MVFQSRLPSWIILCSVWLFRFAHTGEAQAAKEVILLDSKAQQTELEWISSPPNGWEEISGLDENYTPIRTYQVCQVMESNQNNWLRTNWIAKSNAQRIFVELKFTLRDCNSLPGVLGTCKETFNLYYYETDYDTGRNIRENQYVKIDTIAADESFTQGDLGERKMKLNTEVREIGPLSKKGFYLAFQDVGACIALVSVKVYYKKCWSIIENLAIFPDTVTGSEFSSLVEVRGTCVSSAEEEAENSPKMHCSAEGEWLVPIGKCICKAGYQQKGDTCEQLCTGCVARRFFCCMNVSNQ, encoded by the exons ATGGTTTTCCAAAGTAGGCTCCCTTCTTGGATTATTTTGTGCTCCGTCTGGCTGTTCCGCTTTGCACACACGGGGGAAGCACAGGCTGCGAAAGAAG taatATTGCTGGACTCTAAAGCACAACAGACAGAGTTGGAATGgatttcctctcctcccaatGGG TGGGAAGAAATTAGTGGACTGGATGAAAACTACACTCCTATACGAACATACCAGGTATGCCAGGTGATGgaatcaaaccaaaacaactggCTTCGGACTAACTGGATTGCAAAAAGCAATGCACAAAGGATTTTTGTAGAACTGAAATTCACTCTGAGGGATTGTAACAGTCTTCCTGGAGTTCTGGGGACTTGTAAAGAAACTTTTAACTTGTATTATTATGAAACAGACTACGACACTGGCAGGAATATCCGAGAAAACCAATATGTAAAAATAGACACTATTGCAGCAGATGAAAGTTTTACCCAGGGTGATcttggggagagaaaaatgaaacttaaCACAGAGGTGAGAGAAATTGGACCTTTGTCCAAAAAAGGATTCTATCTTGCATTTCAGGATGTAGGGGCCTGCATTGCTTTGGTCTCTGTCAAAGTCTACTACAAGAAGTGCTGGTCCATCATTGAGAACTTAGCTATTTTTCCTGACACAGTGACTGGCTCAGAGTTTTCCTCTTTAGTTGAAGTACGAGGAACTTGCGTCAGCAGtgcggaggaggaggcggagaaCTCGCCGAAAATGCACTGTAGTGCGGAGGGAGAATGGTTAGTGCCTATTGGAAAATGTATCTGCAAAGCAGGATACCAGCAAAAAGGAGACACGTGTGAAC AACTCTGCACTGGATGTGTTGccagaagatttttttgttgcatgAATGTAAGTAACCAGTAG